In Geobacter anodireducens, a genomic segment contains:
- a CDS encoding glycosyl transferase yields MLHNIVAFLLAIQPVIFIYFIVLNGFYTLFTIISLRDIRNYLNAVTSQSIDNVLNGMFYRPLSILVPAYNEEKTIVSSVKSLLALRYPEYEVIVINDGSTDGTLESLIREFRLVRIDKPIGLHVSHRPILAKYVSVDHPQLFVLDKENGGKADALNAGINASQYPLFCSIDADSVLEDDALIRATRLFVEDREVVATGGIVRVLNGCEVEDGIVKGVRAPRGMLECFQTVEYTKGFLSGRTSWNYFRSLLIISGAFGIFRKDMVMAVKGYRESVGEDMDLVIRLHRHCRQNRIRYKVVFVPDPVCWTQVPSDMASLLKQRNRWHRGLIDSLWHNRGMFLNPRYGMVGLFGFPYFVTVELLGPAVEFIGYFGFVLLFFLGQVNREFAILFFLLAVLWGTWINLGSIFLDNLIYKRYKGLRDILKLCLFGLLEFFGYRQIIVVERLIATFMFWKKGWGKPKRKEIEGEVSGSVA; encoded by the coding sequence ATGCTTCATAACATCGTTGCCTTCCTGCTGGCGATCCAGCCGGTGATCTTCATCTATTTCATCGTCCTGAACGGATTCTACACCCTGTTCACCATCATCTCCCTGCGTGACATCCGCAACTATCTGAATGCCGTCACGAGCCAGAGCATCGACAACGTGCTCAACGGGATGTTCTATCGGCCCCTGTCGATCCTCGTGCCTGCCTACAACGAGGAAAAGACCATCGTTTCCTCGGTGAAGTCGCTGCTTGCCCTGCGGTATCCCGAGTACGAAGTCATCGTCATTAACGACGGGTCAACCGACGGCACTCTTGAAAGTCTCATCAGAGAATTCCGTCTTGTCCGGATCGACAAGCCCATCGGCCTGCATGTTTCCCATCGGCCGATCCTCGCCAAGTACGTTTCCGTCGACCATCCCCAGCTCTTCGTGCTGGACAAGGAGAACGGCGGCAAGGCCGACGCTCTCAACGCGGGGATAAACGCTTCCCAGTACCCCCTGTTCTGTTCGATCGATGCCGATTCCGTGCTTGAGGACGACGCTCTCATCCGTGCGACACGGCTTTTCGTGGAAGACCGGGAAGTCGTGGCCACCGGCGGCATCGTGCGGGTCCTCAACGGTTGCGAGGTGGAAGACGGCATTGTCAAGGGGGTCCGAGCCCCCCGGGGGATGCTGGAGTGCTTCCAGACCGTGGAGTACACCAAGGGGTTCCTCTCGGGGCGGACATCGTGGAACTATTTCAGGAGCCTGCTCATCATCTCCGGGGCCTTCGGCATCTTCCGCAAGGACATGGTGATGGCCGTCAAGGGGTACCGGGAGAGCGTGGGCGAGGATATGGACCTGGTGATACGGCTTCACCGCCACTGCCGGCAGAACCGGATCCGCTACAAGGTTGTTTTCGTGCCCGATCCCGTCTGCTGGACCCAGGTCCCCTCGGACATGGCATCGCTCCTCAAACAGCGCAATCGCTGGCACCGTGGACTCATCGACAGCCTCTGGCACAACCGGGGCATGTTCCTCAACCCACGCTACGGCATGGTCGGCCTGTTCGGGTTCCCCTATTTCGTCACGGTTGAACTGTTAGGGCCGGCAGTTGAATTTATCGGCTACTTCGGGTTCGTGCTCCTCTTTTTTCTGGGTCAGGTGAATCGCGAGTTTGCGATTCTCTTTTTCCTCCTGGCCGTTCTCTGGGGAACCTGGATCAATCTCGGCTCCATCTTTCTGGACAACCTCATCTACAAGCGCTACAAGGGGTTGCGCGACATTCTGAAACTCTGCCTCTTCGGCCTGCTCGAATTCTTCGGGTACCGGCAGATCATCGTGGTGGAGCGGCTCATCGCCACGTTCATGTTCTGGAAAAAGGGATGGGGCAAGCCCAAACGAAAGGAGATCGAAGGTGAAGTGTCTGGCTCGGTTGCCTAG
- a CDS encoding 23S rRNA (uracil-5-)-methyltransferase RumA, which translates to MNKKRPQKTVLAAGPSSKRGDLIELAVTALDEDGNGIGIHDSTNVHVTGALPDERVRARLTHVGKKHFHAETVEVLRPSRARLAQTPCTRTGRCDGCPLIVMHYPDQLTWKRTFTERQIRRYQTLGAAEVLATLPSPNQLHYRNSAKLVVSGTFRRPVIGIYRRNSHQVMDIGECPLHHPLINRIVAAVKEGIAKCKVQVYNPRTGSGILRYLAIRVSERTGTAMAVFVTVERNYNEIHHLAKHLQQSVPQVEVVAQNVNPSEGNVILGQRDYFLTRPHALTEELGGIRFTISPRSFFQVNSGGARIIYETVRQWSNLTGKETVVDLYCGIGGIALFLAGTAREVHGIEVVEAAVSDAESNARLNRIHNCTFEAGDAAGLLEELVDDGERPDLVVLNPPRKGCDAGVLKKVAAAGPSRIIYVSCAPATLARDLDILAGLGYATRRVQPVDMFPQTPHVENIALLIKELPRHDRLEPPAKERNRPRAHRNAKGGAV; encoded by the coding sequence ATGAACAAAAAACGCCCCCAAAAAACCGTACTCGCAGCCGGCCCCTCCTCCAAGCGAGGCGATCTGATCGAGCTTGCCGTCACCGCCCTTGACGAGGATGGAAACGGTATCGGCATCCACGACAGCACCAACGTCCATGTGACAGGGGCTCTGCCTGACGAACGGGTGCGGGCGCGCCTCACCCACGTGGGCAAGAAGCACTTCCATGCAGAAACGGTCGAGGTGCTCCGTCCCTCCCGGGCACGGCTTGCGCAAACGCCCTGCACCAGAACCGGCAGGTGCGACGGGTGCCCGCTGATCGTCATGCATTATCCGGACCAGTTAACCTGGAAGCGTACCTTCACCGAGCGCCAGATCCGCCGCTACCAGACCCTGGGCGCTGCGGAGGTGCTGGCGACGCTCCCCTCCCCCAATCAGCTTCACTATCGCAACTCGGCGAAGCTGGTGGTTTCGGGAACGTTCCGCCGTCCGGTCATCGGCATTTACCGGCGCAACAGCCACCAGGTCATGGATATCGGCGAATGCCCCCTCCATCACCCTCTCATCAACCGGATCGTTGCAGCCGTGAAGGAGGGAATCGCCAAATGCAAGGTCCAGGTCTACAATCCGCGGACCGGGAGTGGCATTCTCCGCTATCTGGCGATCCGGGTCTCGGAGCGGACAGGCACTGCCATGGCAGTGTTCGTTACGGTCGAGCGCAATTACAACGAAATCCACCACCTGGCGAAACATCTGCAGCAGAGCGTCCCCCAGGTTGAGGTGGTTGCCCAGAACGTCAATCCGTCAGAAGGGAATGTCATCCTCGGACAGCGGGACTACTTCCTGACCCGCCCCCATGCCCTTACGGAGGAGTTGGGCGGCATCCGCTTCACCATCTCGCCCCGGTCCTTTTTCCAGGTAAACAGCGGCGGTGCCCGGATCATATACGAGACGGTCCGCCAATGGAGCAACCTGACCGGCAAGGAGACCGTTGTCGATCTCTACTGCGGCATCGGCGGCATCGCCCTTTTCCTCGCGGGAACGGCCCGGGAGGTTCACGGCATCGAGGTGGTGGAAGCCGCGGTGAGCGACGCCGAAAGCAATGCCCGGTTAAACCGCATCCACAACTGTACCTTTGAGGCGGGCGATGCGGCCGGGTTGCTTGAGGAACTCGTGGACGACGGTGAACGCCCTGACTTGGTCGTGCTCAATCCGCCGCGCAAGGGATGCGACGCCGGCGTTCTCAAGAAAGTCGCCGCTGCCGGGCCATCGCGGATAATCTACGTTTCCTGCGCCCCTGCAACCCTTGCCCGCGATCTTGACATCCTCGCCGGCCTTGGGTATGCCACCCGCCGGGTTCAGCCCGTCGACATGTTCCCCCAGACCCCCCACGTGGAGAACATAGCCTTGCTGATCAAGGAGTTGCCGCGCCATGACCGGCTTGAGCCTCCTGCAAAGGAGCGCAATCGTCCCCGGGCTCATCGCAACGCAAAAGGGGGAGCCGTCTGA
- a CDS encoding phosphatase gives MKLVDLHVHSYHSDGVLAPAALVAMAAERGLASLAIADHDAVDGIDEAVAEGTRLGVDVIPAVELSVELGRFSDVHILGYCIDHHDPAFRERLAGFRTARDNRGKAILEKVNRRLLHSRKAPLSYEEVRSMAGGAVGRPHIGRVLIEHGHARDMEDAFRRYLIPCNVPKRYMPAGEAIAEIRRIGGVSVLAHPPTITDNRRRLRQVVEQLVHLGLDGLEVFNNLCFKDDMLYFERLAEEFGLLMTGGSDFHGFEDDVELGSGRGGLAVAHGLAEKVKELAAQRKHSHA, from the coding sequence ATGAAACTGGTCGATCTTCACGTTCATTCATACCATTCCGACGGAGTCCTTGCCCCGGCCGCGCTGGTTGCCATGGCTGCCGAACGGGGGCTCGCATCTCTTGCCATTGCCGATCACGACGCCGTTGACGGCATTGACGAGGCAGTGGCGGAAGGCACGCGGCTCGGCGTCGACGTCATCCCCGCCGTGGAGCTTTCCGTTGAATTGGGACGCTTCAGCGACGTGCATATTCTCGGCTACTGCATTGATCACCACGACCCCGCTTTTCGCGAACGCCTCGCCGGCTTCAGGACGGCACGCGACAACCGGGGCAAGGCGATCCTCGAAAAAGTCAACCGCCGCCTGCTCCACTCCCGCAAGGCCCCCCTCTCCTACGAGGAGGTTCGCTCCATGGCCGGCGGCGCCGTGGGGCGGCCCCACATCGGCCGCGTACTGATCGAGCATGGACATGCACGGGACATGGAAGACGCCTTTCGGCGCTATCTGATTCCCTGCAATGTCCCGAAGCGCTACATGCCGGCTGGCGAGGCAATCGCCGAAATCCGCCGCATAGGCGGCGTGTCGGTATTAGCCCATCCTCCCACCATCACCGATAACCGCCGCCGGCTGCGGCAGGTTGTCGAACAACTGGTGCACCTGGGTCTTGACGGGCTCGAAGTGTTCAACAACCTCTGCTTCAAGGACGACATGCTCTACTTCGAACGCCTCGCCGAGGAATTCGGGCTGCTGATGACGGGGGGATCCGACTTCCACGGCTTTGAGGACGACGTGGAACTGGGGAGCGGCCGCGGCGGTCTTGCCGTTGCCCACGGTCTGGCGGAAAAGGTGAAGGAACTGGCAGCGCAACGAAAACACTCCCACGCCTGA
- a CDS encoding proline--tRNA ligase, giving the protein MRYTNCFIPTLKETPSDAEVVSHQLMLRAGMIRKLAAGIYNYLPLGLRSIRKVETIVREEMDRAGAIELLMPSVQPAELWQESTRWEQYGKELLRFKDRKDAEFCLGPTHEEVVTDIVRREVKSYRQMPFNLYQIQTKFRDEIRPRFGLMRGREFIMKDAYSFDVDSSASDLSYDKMYQAYRRIFQRCGLRFRAVEADTGSIGGSSSHEFMVLADSGEDAIVSCTQCEYAANVEKAEARPAPAEHAEPRPLEKVETPAKRSVEEVTAFLGIPSSALVKTLLVVADGTPVAALVRGDHDLNEIKLKHLLGCETLEMANEEMVTRVTGAPVGFAGPVGLNIKIVADLAVQGMKNFVTGANAGDLHLKNVTIGRDVTPTQYADIRNVVHGDPCPRCEAGHLELWRGIEVGHVFKLGTKYSEALRATYLDADGKEQTIFMGCYGIGISRTVAACIEQNHDADGIIFPIPIAPFHCIVSAVNTKDAEVMAACESLYRDLGAAGVEVLFDDRDERPGIKFKDADLIGIPLRLVVGSKNLADGKVELKTRRTGEVELLPLADAVEKIRSIVAEALGR; this is encoded by the coding sequence ATGCGTTACACCAACTGCTTCATCCCCACCCTCAAGGAGACCCCGTCCGACGCCGAGGTGGTCTCCCACCAGCTCATGCTCCGTGCCGGCATGATCCGTAAGCTGGCTGCGGGCATTTACAATTATCTGCCGCTGGGGCTGCGTTCCATTCGCAAAGTGGAAACGATCGTGCGCGAGGAGATGGACCGCGCCGGCGCCATCGAGCTGCTGATGCCGAGCGTACAGCCGGCCGAACTCTGGCAGGAATCCACCCGGTGGGAACAGTATGGCAAGGAACTTCTCCGCTTCAAGGACCGCAAGGACGCGGAATTCTGCCTCGGACCCACCCATGAGGAAGTGGTCACCGACATTGTCCGCCGCGAGGTCAAAAGCTACCGGCAGATGCCCTTCAACCTCTACCAGATCCAGACCAAGTTCCGGGACGAGATCCGCCCCCGGTTCGGCCTCATGCGCGGGCGCGAGTTCATCATGAAGGACGCCTATTCCTTCGACGTCGACAGCTCCGCTTCGGATCTTTCCTATGACAAGATGTACCAGGCCTATCGCCGGATTTTCCAGCGCTGTGGCCTCAGATTCAGGGCAGTGGAGGCAGATACCGGCTCCATCGGCGGCTCGTCGTCCCACGAATTCATGGTACTCGCCGATTCGGGCGAGGATGCCATTGTCTCGTGCACCCAATGCGAGTATGCCGCCAACGTGGAAAAGGCCGAGGCCCGTCCCGCCCCTGCCGAGCATGCCGAGCCGCGCCCTCTGGAAAAGGTGGAGACACCGGCCAAGCGGAGCGTCGAAGAGGTGACCGCCTTCCTCGGCATACCCTCGTCCGCCCTGGTGAAGACGCTGCTGGTGGTGGCAGACGGCACGCCCGTGGCCGCTCTCGTGCGCGGCGATCACGACCTGAACGAGATCAAGCTCAAACACCTGCTGGGGTGCGAGACTCTGGAAATGGCCAACGAGGAAATGGTGACCAGGGTGACCGGCGCTCCCGTGGGCTTTGCCGGCCCGGTGGGGCTGAACATCAAAATCGTTGCCGATCTGGCCGTCCAGGGGATGAAGAACTTCGTTACCGGAGCCAATGCCGGCGATCTGCACCTGAAAAACGTCACCATCGGCCGTGACGTTACCCCGACCCAGTATGCCGACATCCGCAACGTGGTCCACGGCGACCCGTGCCCCCGTTGCGAGGCGGGGCACCTCGAACTGTGGCGAGGCATCGAAGTGGGGCACGTCTTCAAGCTGGGCACCAAGTATTCTGAGGCCCTGCGCGCCACCTACCTGGACGCCGACGGCAAGGAGCAGACCATCTTCATGGGATGCTACGGCATCGGCATCAGCCGGACCGTGGCCGCCTGCATCGAGCAGAACCATGATGCCGACGGCATCATTTTCCCCATTCCCATTGCCCCGTTCCACTGCATCGTCTCGGCGGTCAACACCAAGGACGCCGAGGTCATGGCCGCCTGCGAATCGCTCTATCGCGACCTGGGCGCCGCAGGGGTGGAGGTGCTCTTCGACGACCGCGACGAGCGTCCCGGCATCAAGTTCAAGGACGCCGATCTCATCGGCATACCTTTGCGCCTGGTGGTCGGCTCCAAGAATTTGGCCGACGGCAAGGTGGAGCTCAAGACCCGCAGGACCGGCGAAGTGGAGTTGCTTCCGCTGGCTGACGCGGTGGAGAAGATTCGGAGCATCGTGGCCGAAGCCCTCGGCCGGTAA
- a CDS encoding polysaccharide deacetylase yields the protein MNVSRRQFLIIGGAALAAMAVPLPVSARKETVVPVLMYHDVSNHFRDPFTISPALFAAHMEWLHAAGYRAVTVGEALAARGATADRMVVITFDDGYASFLDYVHPLLLQYGFSAAISVIGSHVGTWLERDGRRPMLSWDEYRYLAARGVEVGCHAHHLHAIERLRRASASELAADLELFQQTVAREMGRRATILAWPYGIYTAERIHIARQAGFVHILTSNEGYVDGGTDPAAIPRLNVDNRLDLVSFSNYLRGE from the coding sequence GTGAACGTCAGCCGCAGGCAATTTCTGATCATCGGGGGCGCGGCGCTGGCCGCCATGGCCGTGCCACTGCCGGTGTCGGCCCGGAAGGAGACGGTGGTGCCGGTGCTCATGTACCATGATGTCTCCAACCATTTTCGCGACCCCTTCACCATTTCTCCAGCGCTCTTTGCCGCTCACATGGAATGGCTCCATGCAGCCGGCTACCGGGCCGTGACAGTGGGGGAAGCCCTGGCCGCACGGGGAGCAACTGCCGACAGAATGGTGGTTATCACGTTTGACGACGGCTATGCCTCGTTCCTGGACTATGTCCATCCGCTTCTGCTTCAGTATGGCTTCTCGGCCGCCATCTCGGTCATCGGCAGTCATGTGGGGACCTGGCTGGAGCGGGATGGACGCCGGCCCATGCTGAGTTGGGACGAGTACCGTTATCTTGCGGCACGGGGTGTGGAGGTGGGGTGCCATGCCCATCACCTCCATGCCATCGAGCGACTGCGGCGTGCCTCTGCCAGCGAGCTGGCAGCAGACCTGGAACTTTTCCAGCAGACCGTGGCGCGCGAGATGGGCCGGCGGGCCACGATCCTTGCCTGGCCCTACGGCATTTATACGGCCGAGCGGATTCACATTGCCCGACAGGCAGGATTTGTGCACATTCTCACCTCCAACGAGGGGTATGTGGACGGCGGCACCGATCCGGCGGCGATCCCGCGGCTCAATGTCGACAATCGGCTCGACCTGGTTTCGTTCAGTAACTATCTCAGGGGGGAGTGA
- a CDS encoding orotidine 5'-phosphate decarboxylase: protein MTRDQAREKVIFALDSNEFAHVQYWAETLSDRVGMFKVGKQLFTACGPATVRMIQKFGGEVFLDLKFHDIPNTVAMASLEAARLGVKLFNLHALGGYEMMARTVEALDKEFKGGERAKVLAVTILTSSTEETLRQVGIESPVEEMVVRLATLARKAGIDGVVASPREIPLIREACGPDFLIVTPGVRPAFAALNDQKRVMTPAEAVRAGGDYLVIGRPIGDAPDPAGAAEMILDEIMAG from the coding sequence ATGACAAGAGATCAAGCGCGGGAGAAGGTCATCTTCGCCCTCGATTCCAACGAATTCGCCCATGTCCAGTACTGGGCCGAAACCCTGTCCGACCGGGTGGGCATGTTCAAGGTCGGCAAACAGCTTTTTACCGCCTGTGGGCCTGCCACGGTCCGGATGATCCAGAAGTTCGGCGGAGAGGTCTTTCTGGACCTCAAGTTCCACGACATTCCCAACACCGTTGCCATGGCCTCACTTGAGGCAGCCCGCCTGGGAGTAAAGCTCTTCAATCTCCATGCCCTGGGTGGGTACGAGATGATGGCCCGCACGGTGGAGGCGCTGGACAAGGAATTCAAGGGTGGTGAGAGAGCGAAGGTGCTGGCCGTTACCATCCTCACCTCTTCGACCGAAGAGACCCTGCGTCAGGTGGGGATCGAATCGCCGGTGGAGGAGATGGTCGTGCGGCTCGCCACCCTGGCCAGAAAGGCCGGCATCGACGGCGTGGTCGCTTCGCCGCGGGAGATCCCTCTCATCCGCGAGGCGTGCGGTCCTGATTTCCTCATCGTCACGCCGGGGGTACGCCCGGCTTTTGCCGCCCTCAACGACCAGAAGCGGGTCATGACTCCCGCCGAAGCGGTCAGGGCAGGGGGTGATTACCTCGTTATCGGCCGCCCCATCGGCGACGCCCCTGACCCGGCCGGCGCAGCCGAAATGATTCTCGACGAGATCATGGCCGGCTGA
- a CDS encoding 3-hydroxyisobutyrate dehydrogenase, translating into MLRKVGFLGLGTVGRHMAANLLKGNYELTVYDSDPKAVADLAALGATGASAPREAAKGRDIVIHIRPEKERLRPDIYGPDGIFAGIDPGTILVDMGTHSLTSTMEMADEAAKHRVMYLDAPVWGTKEHAANGLLTILAGGDPSLVGRCRELFSFFGLNIIHVGSIGDATRMKLVVNLVQAELMQALAESVVFGEKLGFTADRILEVLDSGGVASPLFHSKGRSIARGDFTRNLALKYVHEQLELVLEKAEKLGLELPAAKVACATYEQGVKDGRGEEDFSSVVKVLRK; encoded by the coding sequence ATGCTGAGAAAAGTCGGTTTCTTGGGGTTGGGTACGGTCGGTCGGCACATGGCTGCCAACCTCTTGAAGGGGAATTACGAACTGACGGTTTATGATTCGGACCCGAAAGCGGTTGCCGATCTGGCAGCTCTGGGCGCCACGGGCGCGTCCGCACCCCGCGAGGCTGCAAAGGGAAGGGATATCGTCATCCACATCCGGCCCGAAAAGGAGCGGCTCCGTCCGGACATTTACGGGCCCGACGGGATTTTTGCCGGCATTGATCCCGGTACGATCCTCGTCGACATGGGGACCCACTCCCTGACGAGTACCATGGAAATGGCCGATGAGGCGGCCAAGCATCGCGTCATGTACCTGGACGCCCCGGTGTGGGGCACCAAAGAGCATGCCGCCAACGGCCTCCTGACCATCCTGGCGGGAGGGGACCCCTCCCTGGTCGGTCGTTGCCGCGAGCTGTTCTCGTTCTTCGGGCTGAACATCATCCATGTGGGAAGCATTGGTGACGCCACCCGGATGAAGTTGGTGGTGAACCTGGTCCAGGCCGAGCTCATGCAGGCCCTTGCCGAGTCTGTCGTGTTCGGTGAGAAGCTCGGCTTCACCGCTGACAGGATTCTCGAGGTGCTCGATTCGGGCGGAGTGGCCTCGCCGCTCTTCCACTCCAAGGGGCGCAGCATTGCACGCGGCGATTTCACGCGCAACCTGGCCCTCAAATACGTGCACGAGCAACTGGAACTGGTCCTGGAGAAGGCTGAAAAGCTCGGTCTGGAACTGCCGGCAGCCAAGGTGGCCTGCGCCACCTATGAGCAGGGCGTCAAGGACGGGCGGGGCGAGGAGGACTTCTCCTCGGTCGTGAAGGTGCTCAGAAAATAA
- a CDS encoding 23S rRNA (guanosine(2251)-2'-O)-methyltransferase RlmB: protein MKEEILYGINSVMEALRGSRRAFELFVSRETHDRRTEKLLAFAAERGVPVRTRDKRDLARLCGTDHHQGVALRVEGFAYAALEDIIASWRSSGESGLILVLDGIQDPHNLGALIRSAACAGAHGVIIPKDRAAGVTASVEKISAGATETIPVAQVTNVVQALETLKEEGFWAFGTADSAASSLYSHDLTGNVVIVIGGEGEGVRPLVRKKCDFLVAIPLKGGVSSLNASVAGGVVLFEVVRQRQS, encoded by the coding sequence GTGAAAGAAGAAATTCTGTACGGAATCAACAGTGTGATGGAGGCCCTGCGCGGATCGCGGAGGGCCTTCGAACTTTTCGTTTCCCGGGAGACCCACGACCGGCGCACGGAGAAACTGCTCGCGTTTGCCGCTGAAAGGGGGGTGCCGGTCCGAACGCGCGACAAGCGCGACCTTGCCCGTCTCTGCGGTACAGACCACCATCAGGGTGTTGCCCTGCGGGTCGAAGGGTTTGCGTACGCCGCTCTGGAAGACATTATCGCCTCATGGCGATCCTCTGGGGAGTCGGGACTCATCCTTGTGCTGGATGGCATTCAGGACCCGCACAATCTGGGCGCGCTCATCCGAAGCGCCGCCTGTGCCGGAGCCCATGGCGTCATTATCCCCAAGGACCGGGCAGCCGGCGTAACCGCTTCGGTTGAAAAGATTTCTGCCGGCGCAACAGAGACGATTCCGGTGGCCCAGGTGACGAATGTCGTCCAGGCGCTGGAAACTCTCAAAGAAGAAGGGTTCTGGGCATTCGGCACTGCCGACAGTGCGGCCTCGTCACTCTACAGCCATGACTTGACCGGCAATGTCGTCATCGTAATCGGCGGTGAAGGAGAGGGGGTCAGGCCCCTTGTGCGGAAGAAATGCGATTTTCTCGTGGCCATTCCCCTGAAAGGAGGGGTCAGCTCGCTCAATGCCTCAGTGGCAGGAGGGGTAGTCCTCTTCGAAGTGGTGAGACAGCGCCAGTCCTGA
- a CDS encoding endonuclease III, which produces MKEDDIHVVMAGLEEVVKQWPSPAVTIVSQREGNPFKVLVSCILSLRTQDRTTGPASERLFALADTPAAMVRLSKEDIEKAIYPVGFYRTKAEQILDICRLLLERYGGRVPDDLDELLAFKGVGRKTANLVITLGFGKPGICVDTHVHRICNRWGYIRTKTPEQTEFALRRILPHRYWLVINDYLVTFGQNHCTPVSPRCSTCVLVPWCDRVGVVKHR; this is translated from the coding sequence ATGAAGGAAGACGACATCCACGTCGTCATGGCCGGCTTGGAGGAGGTCGTTAAACAGTGGCCGTCCCCGGCGGTGACCATTGTTTCGCAGCGAGAAGGCAATCCCTTCAAGGTTCTCGTCTCCTGCATCCTTTCGCTGCGCACCCAGGACCGGACCACCGGCCCGGCGTCGGAGCGCCTCTTCGCCCTGGCAGATACGCCGGCAGCGATGGTGCGGCTGTCAAAGGAGGACATCGAGAAGGCCATCTATCCGGTGGGCTTTTACCGCACCAAGGCCGAACAGATCCTCGATATCTGCCGTCTCCTTCTGGAGCGGTACGGCGGCAGGGTCCCCGATGACCTCGACGAGCTTCTCGCATTCAAGGGGGTGGGGCGCAAGACGGCAAACCTGGTGATCACCCTCGGTTTCGGGAAGCCGGGTATCTGCGTCGACACCCACGTCCACCGGATCTGCAACCGTTGGGGATACATCCGGACCAAAACCCCCGAGCAAACGGAGTTTGCCCTGCGCCGCATCCTTCCGCACCGCTACTGGCTGGTCATCAACGATTATCTCGTCACCTTCGGCCAGAATCACTGCACTCCCGTCTCCCCCCGCTGTTCAACCTGTGTTCTTGTCCCGTGGTGCGACCGCGTGGGGGTTGTGAAACATCGCTGA
- a CDS encoding 4-hydroxy-3-methylbut-2-en-1-yl diphosphate synthase, which translates to MKAKTRQIRVGNVPVGGDAPCAVQSMCNTDTRDAAATLAQIDALAAAGCEIVRCAVPDMAAAEALGAIKRQSPIPVIADIHFDYKLALKVLEGGIDGLRLNPGNIGERWKVEEVVAAARERLVPIRIGVNAGSLEKELLQKYGHPTAEAMVESALGHVRILEELGYDQIKISLKASDVPKTVAAYRLLAQRVDYPLHIGITEAGTMFSGTIKSAVGLGILLADGIGDTMRVSLTGDPVDEVRVGFEILKALNLRQKGINLVSCPTCGRCQINLIGVAEEVEKRLAGIDAHLTVAVMGCVVNGPGEAREADVGVAGGRGEGLLFRNGEIVRKVPEADMADALIAEVEKIIAEKH; encoded by the coding sequence ATGAAAGCCAAGACGAGACAGATCCGGGTGGGGAACGTACCGGTGGGCGGCGATGCCCCCTGCGCGGTGCAATCCATGTGCAACACCGATACGCGGGATGCGGCCGCCACCTTGGCCCAGATCGACGCCCTGGCGGCTGCGGGCTGTGAAATCGTCCGCTGCGCCGTCCCCGACATGGCAGCAGCCGAGGCCCTGGGCGCCATCAAGCGCCAAAGCCCCATCCCAGTCATTGCCGACATCCACTTCGACTACAAACTCGCCCTGAAGGTGCTGGAGGGGGGAATTGACGGCCTGCGCCTCAATCCCGGCAATATCGGTGAACGGTGGAAGGTGGAAGAGGTGGTGGCAGCGGCCCGGGAACGGCTGGTACCCATCCGCATCGGCGTCAACGCCGGTTCCCTGGAAAAGGAGCTTCTCCAGAAATACGGCCACCCGACCGCCGAGGCCATGGTCGAGTCGGCCCTCGGCCACGTGCGCATCCTCGAAGAACTCGGCTACGATCAGATCAAGATCTCCCTCAAGGCATCGGATGTACCCAAGACCGTGGCGGCTTACCGGCTCCTGGCCCAGCGGGTCGACTACCCGCTCCACATCGGCATTACCGAGGCGGGCACTATGTTCTCCGGGACCATCAAGTCAGCCGTGGGGCTCGGTATCCTGCTCGCCGACGGCATCGGCGACACCATGCGGGTATCCCTGACCGGCGATCCGGTGGACGAGGTGCGGGTCGGTTTCGAGATCCTCAAGGCGCTCAATCTGAGGCAAAAGGGGATCAATCTCGTTTCCTGCCCCACCTGCGGCCGCTGCCAGATCAACCTCATCGGGGTGGCCGAAGAGGTTGAGAAGCGTCTCGCCGGCATCGACGCACACCTCACCGTAGCGGTCATGGGATGCGTCGTGAACGGACCCGGCGAGGCCCGCGAGGCCGATGTGGGGGTCGCCGGCGGACGGGGCGAGGGGCTCCTGTTCCGCAACGGGGAAATCGTCCGCAAGGTGCCGGAGGCCGACATGGCCGATGCACTGATTGCGGAAGTCGAAAAGATTATCGCTGAAAAACACTAA